DNA sequence from the Raineyella sp. LH-20 genome:
GCTCTACGGCAACTACGCCGGGGATGTGCTGCACTTCGGACAAGGCGCGGTGCACTGCCGGGCCGAGGGCGCCGACGTGCGCGAGATCGCGATCAGCGACGACGTGGCGTCCCGCCCGGTCGCGGAGTGGCGGGGGCGGCGCGGTATCGCCGGGGATCTCCTGGTCGTCAAGGCCGCCGGTGCCGCCGCGGCGACGGGCCGCGACCTCGACCGGGTCGTCGCCGTCGCTGAGCGGGCCAACGCCCGGACCCGCTCGGTGGGGGTGGCCTTCACCGGCTGCACGCTGCCGGGATCCCGGGAGCCGCTGTTCGGCGTGCCGGCCGGTGGCTACGCTCTCGGTCTGGGCATCCACGGCGAGCAGGGACTCTCCGTCGCACCGATGGTCCCGGCGACGGAGATCGCCCGGACCATGGTGGACACTCTGCTCGCTGAGGAACCGACGCCCGGCGTGGCCGGCTACCAGCGGCGCGCCGCCGTCCTGCTCAACGGGCTGGGGGCCACCACGTACGAGGAACTCTTCGTGCTCTACGGCTCGGTCGCCGACCTGCTGACGGAACGGGGCATCGTCATCGTCGCCCCGGAGGTCGGTGAGCAGGTCACCAGCTTGGACATGGCCGGCTGTTCGCTCTCCCTGATGTTCCTCGACCCCGAACTCGAGGAGCTGTGGACCGCACCCGCCGACACCCCGGCCTTCCGCCGCGGTGCGGTGCCGGCCGGGACCAGCCGACGGATCGTCCCCGAGGACCGCGCGGCGGCGCCGGTGGTCGAGGGATCGGCGGAATCCCGTGGCCAGGCGGAGGCCGTCGTCGCCGTGCTCGATCGGGTGGCCGATCTCGCCCGGCGGGTCGAGACCGAACTGGGCCGGATCGACGCGGTGGCCGGGGATGGCGACCACGGGCAGGGGATGGTGCTCGGCTCGGCGGCGGCCGCCCGGGCCGGCCGGGCCGCGCTCGGCGAGGGTGCCGGCGCCCGGACAGTCCTCTCCCGGGCCGGGGCAGCCTGGGCGGAAGGGGCCGGCGGCACCTCCGGCGCGCTGTGGGGCGCTGCCCTGGGCACCGTCGCGACCGGGCTCAGCGACCAGGATGCCCGTGACGGCGCGGAGCTGATCGCGGCGGTCGTTGCCGGCGGGCGGGCGATCCAGGACCTGGGTGGCGCCGCCGTCGGGGACAAGACCATGGTCGACGCCGTCGTTCCTTTCGTGGAGCGGCTCGTCGAGACGTACGCCGACGACCCCGACCTTCCCCGGGCCTGGACCGAGGCCGCCGGCCGGGCCACCGAGGCCGCCACCCGTACGGCGCTCATCCCGGCCCGGCTGGGCCGGGCCCGCACCCACGGCGACGACTCGATCGGCACCCCGGATCCGGGGGCCGTCTCGTTCGCCCTGGTGATGGCCGAGATCGGCCGGGTGCTGGCCGACTACGACGTCGACCACACCTGCGATCCATCGTCCCGATCCACGTCCACGGTCAACGCCATCGTGGCCTTCGAGGCGGAGG
Encoded proteins:
- a CDS encoding dihydroxyacetone kinase family protein; protein product: MTHLVNDPTTFATDSLRGFVAAHPTYVQPVHGGVVRATGSPSGEVSVVVGGGAGHYPAFAGWVGPGMAHGAVCGNVFASPSASQVQAVVRAADNSGGTVLLYGNYAGDVLHFGQGAVHCRAEGADVREIAISDDVASRPVAEWRGRRGIAGDLLVVKAAGAAAATGRDLDRVVAVAERANARTRSVGVAFTGCTLPGSREPLFGVPAGGYALGLGIHGEQGLSVAPMVPATEIARTMVDTLLAEEPTPGVAGYQRRAAVLLNGLGATTYEELFVLYGSVADLLTERGIVIVAPEVGEQVTSLDMAGCSLSLMFLDPELEELWTAPADTPAFRRGAVPAGTSRRIVPEDRAAAPVVEGSAESRGQAEAVVAVLDRVADLARRVETELGRIDAVAGDGDHGQGMVLGSAAAARAGRAALGEGAGARTVLSRAGAAWAEGAGGTSGALWGAALGTVATGLSDQDARDGAELIAAVVAGGRAIQDLGGAAVGDKTMVDAVVPFVERLVETYADDPDLPRAWTEAAGRATEAATRTALIPARLGRARTHGDDSIGTPDPGAVSFALVMAEIGRVLADYDVDHTCDPSSRSTSTVNAIVAFEAEGVR